The Candidatus Hydrogenedentota bacterium DNA window CATAATTAACACTGCGCCGCACAACCTGTTTCAGCATCAAGTGTCTCTTTACACCACTGATAAAACTGCCTTGGCGATGGCACCACGCAGCAACTCCCCATGCCACATACTCGCCATGAACCACAGTATATAGGGGTACACCCGTCTTGTCAATACAAAATATAAGCCCGGAAAGAAACCTGATTCAAGGCCCAAAAGCCCGCCAATTCTCGTAACATACTGTAATCAGTACGATTACAAAAGATTAACAGGCTGGTTTTTATTGTTATTATTGAGTTGAAGAAATTTCATGACACTCTCACGGGCCCGGCTCCTTGCGAAAACACTGCCGCGAAAGACAGGATCGTGAGCAAGACGCTTGCTCCACATCGAAGAAATGCACGCAAGACGCTTGCGATGCCGTGCTCGCGGGAGGCGGCGGTCCCACAAGCGGAGAAGGCAAAAATACGCGCCCCTGTTGCCGGCCCGCGCAGACGCGCAATCGAACATTATTCGTGGTGGAAAAGATCGGGCTCGGGCGGCGCGATGCACTACCGTACATCTCGCCGCCGCAAACTCGCAATCATTGCCCGGAAGTGTTGACTTTCAGGGAGGTCATCGGCTATCCCATAGCGGGATGAGAAACTGGCGTTCCGCGGGCCGCATCGAATAGAACACGGGTAGGCGTGTAGGTTAACAGAGTGAGGCAGCCGCGGGTCTTCCGCCGGAAGTGGCCGGGTCTGTTCAGCGCGCATCCCCACGCGCTTCTTGTCTCCTTAACAGGCAAAAGGACCTGTCGTGGACTGGTATTACATTCGAGGGACCGAACAAACCGGCCCCGTGCCGGATTCGACGCTGGCCGACCTCGCGCTTCGCGGCGAGATCACGCCGGAAACTCTGCTCTGGCGCGCGGGGATGCAGGACTGGGCTCCGGCCCGCATTGCAGCTCCGGAACTGACGGCGGCCGTCAGCGCGCCCGACGGCGCCTCGGCCTACGGGAGCGCCGGGTTCGATGCGCCCACGGCGCAATGCATGGTATGCGGCACCATATACCCGGCTGAAGAGGTCATATACATAGGCCAGCACTTGGTCTGCGCGGCCTGTAAACCGCTGTATCTGCAGCGCCTGCGCGAGGGTGTGCCCCTGACGGGCGCACAGGAAGTGCGGTTTGGCGGATTCTGGCCCCGGCTTGCGGCCAAGATCATCGACGGGATCATCTTGGCGCCCGCATCGTTCGTCTTGATGCTCGTGTTGGGATTCCTGATGGTGGGGACCACGGGCGAATCCGAGCCCAATCCATTTCTTTTTGTTGGGTACCAAGTCCTGATGAACGGGGTGATGTGGGGGATAAACATGGTCTACGTGACATTGTTTGTTGGCCGTTTCGGCGCTACGCCGGGCAAGATGGTATGCCGTCTGCGGGTGGTAACGGCGGACATGCAGGAGATGACCTATCTCCGGGCATTTGCCCGTTTCTGGGGCGAATTCGTCACGGGCATGACGTTTGGGATAGGCTACATCATCGCGGCGTTCGACAGCGAGAAGCGCGCGCTGCACGATTACATCTGCAACACGCGGGTGATAGGGACCTAATCAGAAGACGATCATGGCCGATACCTTATTGACATGCCTTGACTGCGGCGTTCCTCTGCCGGAGCCTTCCGAAACGGTCACGGGACCCCGCCAGTGTCCCCATTGCAGCGCTTATTACGAGCTCGCCACATTTCCCGCACTGTTCCGGCAACATGGCGCGGGCATTCCCGCTGAGAACGTGATGGCGGAGGGCGAGAGCAGCTGCTTGTACCACCCGGCGAAAAAAGCCAGCGTAGTATGCAATGAGTGCGGCGCCTTCTTGTGCACATTGTGCGATATTGATTTCGAGGGGAACCACATTTGCCCCAGATGTCTTACGCGCCGAGAATATGAAACAGGGCCGGGATTGCTCCTGCCCGAGACGACCCGGTACGAGAGCATCGCGTTTCACCTGGCTGTCTGGCCGCTGTTTTTCACGTTTCTGTGTGTGCCCTATGTCATGCTGTTTACAGCGCCTCTTGTGTTGTACCTGGTTGTCAGGCATTGGAACGTTTCGCGGCTGCCCGATGGCAGTCCCAGCGCCGCCATGAGCGCGGCGGCGATCCTCGCCGGACTGGAGCTATTGCTTGCCCTTGGCGCGATTCTGGTGACGATGCTGGCGTTCTTGCCGTTGTTTGGGTTAGAGGATATAGGCGTGTAATGAGTCTGCCGGTTGAAAGAGCGTATCGGCGGCTGGGCCGGGGCACCGATGCCTGGCTGGGGCCCGAACATTTGCTGTATTTCAGACGGCAGCTGTTTTCTCAGCATGCCAAACGTTTTGCGTATGGCGACATCCAGGCCATAACGCTCCGGCAGACGCGGCGCTACGTTCGGTGGCACGCGCTTCTGCTCACGCTGGCTTTTGCCTGCTCGCTGCCCATGATTGCGGCTCAGGTAAAGAGCGCTTCCCCCTGGGCCGTGGGGATTCTGGCGCTTCCGTCCCTGGCGCTCCTCGCCGGTTCGCTGGTGCATTGGCGGCGGGGTCCGACGTGCGCCTTCCATGTCCGCACGGCAGTTCAGATCGAGGAAATACGGTCGCTGCGGCGGCTTCGGACCGCCCGGGAGGCGTTTCATCTGTTACGGCGGGAGATCGCGCGCGTGCAACAGACCGATGGAACCGCGCCTCTTGCGGAAACGGACATGCCGGCCTGGTATGCGGGCCCCGAAGCCGCCGAACCCGCCAGACCCGTGCTGGAACGGCGCGCGCCGCAACGCCGCGACTACAACGGGTGGGCCCATGCGCTGCTTTTCATTTCGCTGTTGCTCAGCACCGTAATCAGCGCGGTGGTGCTTATTCAACTGGATCGCCTGGTATACACGCTGGCGGTGATCAATTTGGCGATGATCGTGGGGTCTCTTGTAGGGGCTCTGGTGATGCAACACACGCGGCACGTGACAAACGAACTCCGGGTCATGGGCTGGGTATGCACCGCCTACCTGGTCGTCAGCAAGGTCGTCTCCGGTTCCGTCACACCAAACGAATTCTTTCAGTTCCTCTTCTTCACGGGAGAGATGAACGTATGGGAGCACGAAGGGTTCCTGACCAACATTATCATTACGATGACCATCGAGCTGGCGCTCTCGCTATTCGGGTTCTATTTTCTAGCGCAGTTCCGCGGCCGAAGCCGGAA harbors:
- a CDS encoding RDD family protein translates to MDWYYIRGTEQTGPVPDSTLADLALRGEITPETLLWRAGMQDWAPARIAAPELTAAVSAPDGASAYGSAGFDAPTAQCMVCGTIYPAEEVIYIGQHLVCAACKPLYLQRLREGVPLTGAQEVRFGGFWPRLAAKIIDGIILAPASFVLMLVLGFLMVGTTGESEPNPFLFVGYQVLMNGVMWGINMVYVTLFVGRFGATPGKMVCRLRVVTADMQEMTYLRAFARFWGEFVTGMTFGIGYIIAAFDSEKRALHDYICNTRVIGT